CCGAGCAGCCGCAGCGACCCGCATCAGGTCGTCGAGGTCGCCGACGAACTCGGTCAGCTCCGCACCCGATGCCCGGGAAAGCCACGACGCGACATCCCTCAGGGCGACCCGGGCATCGCCGATCGACTCGCGTCGATCCGCGAAACCAGTGACCTGTCCGACCTGCATGAAACCACCCTAGGCGTCACCACCGACAACCTCCTGACCTGGGAAAACGCATCTTCACAGCCAAGCTGCGCCGCGCAGAACACCGTCCGTGACTCGTCCCATTTCGGCGTCCGCCAGCAGCCGCTCGATGCGTCCGGAGTCCAGGTCACCCTCGGCGCTCCATGCTCCACCCCACCCGATCGTCAGCGGTTGAGGCCGAATCAGGCTGCGGCTGAGGTTTCTTCGGCATCGCGCAAACGGCTCGGCAGCGCGGTCGGCTCGACCACCGAACGACGCGGCACCGGGGCGAATTTGGCCGCGATGTGGTTCGGCAGCGACAGGCGGATGACCTTGCCCCACGCCGAGGCGACCTGCTTGTGCAGCGGACCGGTGACGTACTGCAGGCCGTAGCGCTCGCAGATGTCGCGGATCTTCGGCGAGATCTCCTGGTAGCGGTTGCTCGGCAGGTCGGGGAACAGGTGGTGCTCGATCTGGTAGCTGAGGTTGCCGGTCGCGATGTGCATCGCGTTCGAGCCGTCGATGTTGGCCGAGCCGATCATCTGGCGCAGGTACCAGTCTCCGCGGGTCTCACCGTCGATGGACGTCTTGGTGAACGTCTCGACACCCTCCGGGAAGTGGCCGCACATGATCACCGAGTGCGTCCACAGGTTGCGGCCGAGGTTGGCGATGTAGTTGGCCAGCAGCGTCCGACGCGCCGAGCCGAGCGGCAGTGCGAGCACCGGGTGGATGACGTAGTCCTTGGTCATCTGCTGGCGGATCTTGTTGAGCACCTTGCGACCGTCGGTCTTGAACCGCTCCTTGTCCTTGCGCCCGGCGAAGTACTTGCCGATCTCGAGGTCGTACGCGGCGATGCCGTATTCGAAGAAGCACGCGTTGATGAAGTTCCAGGCCGGCTGGCCGAGGTAGAACGGCGCCCACTTCTGGTCCTCGTCGACGCGCATGATGCCGTAACCCAGGTCGTTGTCGCGGCCGAGCACGTTGGTGTAGGTGTGGTGCAGTTCGTTGTGGCTGTGCTTCCACAGGTCCGCCGGCGAGGCGTTGTCCCACTCCCAGGTGGTCGAGTGGATCTTCGGATCACGCATCCAGTCCCACTGACCGTGCATCACGTTGTGCCCGATCTCCATGTTCTCCAGGATCTTGGAGACCGTGAGGCCGACAGTGCCGAGCACGAACGCCGGCTTGTACTTGGAGAACAACAGCAACCCGCGCGAGCCGAGCTCGAGCTTGCGCTGGACGTCGATGGTGCGGCGGATGTACGCGGCGTCGCTCGCGCCACGCTCACGGATCACGTCCTCGCGAATCGCGTCGAGTTCCTTGCCCAGGCATTCGATGTCGTACGCGGTGAGGTGCGCGATCGGGTTGGTTTCCTTCTTCTGCAGCGCAGTCATGAGTTTCTCCTGATCGTTCGTGGACTAGAGGTCGATGTCGCAGCGCCCGGCCGCGGCCGAGATGCAGGTCTGGACGAGCACGCCGTCCCCGGGGCTCGCCGTGGTGAGCTCACCGGTGCGCAGGTCGCGGACGGCTCCTTCGCGCAGGGGCAGGACGCAGCCGTAACAGATGCCCATGCGGCAGCCGGACGGCATGAGGATCCCGACGTCCTCGCCCTGGTCGAGGATCGGTCGTGCACCGTCACATTCGAGCTCGCGGTCGAGTCCGGTGAAGTGGACTGTGCCGCCCTCTCCCGGTTCGACGAGCGCGGGACGGAAGCGCTCGGTGTGCAGCTTGCCGGCGAGTTCGGCCGATTCCCAGTGGGATTCGACCATCTCCAGCATTCCTGCCGGGCCGCACGCCCAGGTCTCGCGCTCACGCCAATCGGGCACGAGACGCTCGAGTTCGTCGGTGTCGAGCATGCCATGGACGTCGGTGTGCCTCTCCTGCAACGAGATTCGGCCTGATGCAGCCAAGTCGCGCAGCTCGGAGGCGAAGATGACGTCCTCGGGACGCGGCGCCGAGTGCAGCAGGACGACGTCGTCCATCTCGTCGACGGCGTGACGCAGGATTCCCATGACAGGGGTGATGCCGCTTCCTCCGGTGAGCAACAGGATCTTGGCCGGAAGCGTCGCAGGGAGCACAAAGGTACCTTCAGCCTGCTCCATCTGGACGATCTGACCGACCCTGAGGTGCTCGACCAGATATGTGCTGACCGCTCCACCCGAGATCGCCTTGACAGTCATCGAGATGCAGCCGTCGGTACGCGGACCGGACGTGATCGAGTACGCCCGCCACATCCGGACGCCGTCGATGTCGACTCCGATACGCATGTACTGACCGGGCGTGTGCCCACGCCACCGCTTGCCAGGGCGGATCGTGACGGTCAGTGCGTCCTGGGTCTCCGATCGAAGATCCTCCACCCGCCCGCGCAACACAGTGCTGGTGCGCAGTGGGTCGAACAGATCGACGTAGTCCTCGGGAAGCAACGGCGTGGTGACTGCCTTCACCAACCGGAAAGCGCGCGAACGCCACGGCGAGGGCGCGGCATCGGGCGTGGTGATCGGCATAGGTCCAGCCTGCTTGACGACGAGAGTTAATCTCTTGACCAGAAGACGTGAAGACGTCGCTCTGATTTGTTCGAGTCGAACAAGAACGGACCGAAATGGCTCAGTTCAACCCGCCCCGGCTCCCCGATGAGGCTGTCGCCGGCCTTGCCGACCAGCTCCCTGAGGTCGCCGAACGCTGTGTCGCAGCCATCACCGCCGAGGTTCCGGGGTACGCCGGCGCCCTGAGTGGCGAACCCGGCGAACTCATCGAAGAGGCCGTCCAGCAGGCGCTGGCTGGTTTTCTACGGCTGGCCGGCGGTCCACAGGGCAGCGACCCGTCCACCCCGATGCGCCCGGCCCTCGACGGTGCCTATGCCTTGGGTCAGGGCGAGGCACGCAGTGGTCGTTCGATGGACGCTTTGCTCGCCGCGTACCGCGTCGGCGCCAGAGTGTCCTGGCGCGAACTGTCCACTGCAGCAGTCGACGTCGGTATCGATGCTGCGACGATCGCGCGCTTCGCCGAGTTGGTGTTCGCCTACATCGACGCGCTCTCGGCGGCCAGCGTCGCCGGGCACTCCGACGAACTCGCCACCGAGGGACGCGTCCGCGAACGCAGGCGGGAACGACTGGCGGGAGAACTCCTCGCCGGGCGTGAGGAGGAGGTGCTCGTGACGCTCGCCGAACGCGCTGAATGGCCGCCGCCCCTGTCACTCACCGCAGTCCTGCTGCCGGCCGACGCAGCCGCATCCGTGATGTCGACGTTGGGCGCGAACTGCCTTCGGGCAGCGGACGATTGGTCGGACGCCGACCTCGCCGTCCTGCTCGTGCCCGACCTGCACGGTCTCGCACGTCGGCGCTTGCTGAAAACATTGCGCCACACGTCCGCGGTCGTCGGCCCGACCAGACCCTGGACACACGTCACGTCCTCGTGGCAGCGCGCCGTGAAGGCACACGAACTCGGTCTCGCCACCGGACAGACACCGCTCGACACCGAGGACCACCTGGCCGACCTCGTCCTCCAGTCGGACCGGGATGCATTGCAGGACCTGAGGATTCGCGCGCTCGCTCCGCTGACTGACCTACCGCCGGCCACCGCCGATCGGCTTGGGGAGACGCTGCGTTCCTGGCTGTTGCACCAAGGACGTCGCGACGCCGTCGCAGCCGATCTGCATGTTCACGCTCAGACGGTGCGCTACCGGATGACACAGATCAGGGAACTGTTCGGTGACCGTCTGGACGATCCGTCAAAGGTCCTGGACATTCTGATCGCGCTCCAGCCGAAGACTGTCGACAACCCCTGATCGAGTGATCCCACCCTGATGAGTCAGCCCGGGGAGGCCATGACAGCCTTTCGCGGTGCTTTGATGAAAACAAGTGCCTGACCGGCACCTACGCGATCAACGGAAGGACATCTCGTGGTTGAGAAGTCGACCTTCACATTGCCCGGTCTGACGAAGAAGAAGTCGGACGAGATCATCAAGATCCTGCAGGTGCGCCTGTCGTCCTACAACGACCTGCACCTCACCCTGAAGCACGCGCACTGGAACGTCGTCGGCGCTCACTTCATCGGCGTCCACGAAATGATCGACCCGCAGGTGGAGCTGGTACGCGGGTACGCCGACGAAGTGGCCGAGCGCATTGCCGCAATGGGCGCCTCCCCCGGCGGCCGCGTCAGCGACATCGAGCGCGACCGCACGTGGGACGACTACGCCATCGAACGTGACACCGTCGGTGCACACTTGGGCGCCCTCGACAAGGTGTACGACGGAGTCATCACCTCCAACCGCAAGGCGATCGAGGAACTCGACGACCTCGACCTCGTCACGCAGGACCTCATTATCGGACAGACCGGGGAACTCGAGAAGTTCCAGTGGTTCGTGCGCGCTCACCTCGAGTCGTTCGCCGGAGAGCTCAAGGACGCCGGGACGACCACCGAGAAGGACGCTGCCGCAAAGACCCGCAATGTCTGAGCACGGCTGATCACGTCTGAGAACCATCTGGATCACCGGTCGCACTCGCGGCCGTCCACCGCCGACCCGATGAGAGTTCGTTCCGCATGAATGCATACGACGCAGTCGTGGTCGGCGGTGGCCATCATGGCCTGGTCGCCGCCATCGAACTGGCCGACCACGGCCGTCAGGTCCTGCTGTGCGAGAGCCGGCCGGAGGTGGGCGGCGCTGTTGCCGACCGGACGATCGGTGACTTCGTCGTGGACGAGTTCAGTGCCTTCCACCCGCTGGCTGCTGCATCACCCGTCATCCAGGGTCTCGGCCTCGACAAGCACGGGCTGCAGTGGGCGCGCAGCGAGCGGGTCGTCGCCCATCTCGGCCGGCCCGACGACACCTCGGGTGCCTTGCTGCACGCCGATCCCGCGCACACGGCGGCCCGTCTGGACGCGGACGCTCCGGGTGACGGAGCAGCATGGCTCGAACTGGTCGACAGCTTCGCCTCGCTCAAGGATCCGCTGCTCGACGCCCTCCTGCTGTCCTGGCCGCCGGTTCGCCACGCACCGAAACTGGCGAAGGCCGTCGGCGCGACGAATCTGCTCGACTTCGTCCGCTTCGCGCTGCTACCCGTCGAGCAACTTTCGGTCGAACGATTCCGTGGTCGAGCGGCGCGAGATCTGCTGTCCGGCAACGCGATGCACGCCGACATCCCACCTGAAGCGCCCGGCAGTGGCGTGTACGGCTGGATCATGACGATGCTCGCCCAGGACGTCGGTTTCCCGACCCCGGTCGGGGGCGCCGGCGCCCTGGCCCGCTCACTGCGTTCCCGTGCTGAAGCAGCCGGTGTCGAGATCAGAACCGGTACGCCTGTCGTCCGGATCAGAGCAGAGCACGCACGCGCTTCGGGCGTCGACCTCGCGTCCGGAGAGTTCATCAAGGCACCGGTCGTCATCGCCGACACCAGCGCACCGATGCTGTACGGCACGTTGCTCGAGGACGTACCGGCCGGACTCCGGGCACGGATGGAGCGCTTCACCTGGGATCTGCCCACCATCAAGATCAACCTCGGTCTGTCGGGTGCGATGCCGTGGACGGCGGAAGCCGGGCGGTCGACCTCGGTGGTCCACGTCGGCGGTAGTCATCGCGACCTCGTGCGCTGGAGTGCCGATCTGGGCTCCGGACGCATCCCTGAGCACCCGTTCGCCCTGGTCGGACAGATGACGTCGACCGATCCACTGCGCTCCCCCGCCGGCACCGAGTCGATGTGGGTATACAGCCACCTCCCGCGCGGCGTCACCGACGACGACGGCACCGAACACTTGATCCGCAACTGCGAGCGCATGCTCGAGGAGTTCGCGCCGGGGTGGCGTGATCTGGTGGTCGAACGCTGGGACCAGACACCGCGATCGCTCCAGGACTCGAACGCCAACCTGGGTGAGGGTGCAGTGGGCGGAGGCACCATGCAGTTGTTCCAGCAGGCGTTCTGGCGACCGGCCACCGGACTGGGTGGACCCCGCACATTTTTGCCCGGGCTCTACCTCGGCAGCGCCGCGATCCATCCCGGCGGCGGCGTGCACGGCGGGGCCGGCCACATGGCGGCACGCGCCGCGTTGGCCGACAGCGGTCTCGCCGGCAAAGTTCGAGACGCACTCGAACGCCGTGTGCGCCGCTCCATCGACACCTCCCTGCCCCGATTCTGAACCCCCGTTACCGTCTTGGTGAGCCTTGAAGCAAGGCTCCTGGTCGCCGGCCCCGGCATGACTGACTGCCCCTGTCGTTTGCATGATCCGGGGGGTGTTGTCACCGGGTGCTGGTGGCGCTGGTGGACCGCTGATAGGGACCGGGCCGCCCGAACGCCTGGGTAGGTCTCTTCGTAACGTGGATGTCGGCTTCCTGCGCCTGATCTGGTGACCAGCCGCTCGGACGCACGAGGAGGGACCATGTCTCGACCTGACTACGCGGTGTACATCGGGCTCGATGTCGGCAAACAGACGCACCACGCCTGCGCGCTGAACGTCGATGGCACACGGCTGCACGACAAACCGTTGCCCCAAGACGAGTCGTCGCTGCGTGGCCTGCTGACCAAACTCGGCACGCACGGTCGCCTGCTGGTGGTGGTCGATCAACCCGCAACGATCGGCGCGCTGCCGGTCGCGGTTGCTCGTGCCATGGGCGTGGACGTCGCCTACCTTCCCGGGCTGGCGATGCGCCGTATCGCCGACCTGCACCCCGGCAACGCCAAGACCGACGCAAGGGACGCGTACGTCATCGCCGAAGCCGCCCGGTCGATGCCGCACGCCCTGCGACGGGTCGACGTCGGCGACGACACCCTGGCCGACCTGGAAGTCATCGTCGGCTTCGATGACGACCTGGCCGGACAGGTCACCGCACAAGCAAACCGGATCAGAGGCCTTCTGACACAAGTGAACCCAGCCCTCGAACGTGTCCTCGGCCCACGCATCCAACACCCAGCAGTCCTCGAACTCCTGACCCGCTTCGGTGGCCCGACCGGCCTGCGCGCGGCCGGCCGGCGACGGTTGCTCGCCGTCGCCAAACCCCGCGCGCCCCGCTCCTACCAACGCCTCGTCGACGACATCCAGACAGCGCTCACCGAGCAGACCGTCACCGTCCCTGGCACCCGCGCCGCCGAGCTCGTCCTGCCCAAACTCGCGACCGGACTGGCTCGCCTGCTGCACGACCGCGCCGATCTGGGAACCCAACTGGAGGACATGCTCGATGCCCACCCTCTTGCCGCGGTCCTGACCTCGATGCCCGGCATCGGCGTCAGGACC
This is a stretch of genomic DNA from Yimella lutea. It encodes these proteins:
- a CDS encoding fatty acid desaturase family protein encodes the protein MTALQKKETNPIAHLTAYDIECLGKELDAIREDVIRERGASDAAYIRRTIDVQRKLELGSRGLLLFSKYKPAFVLGTVGLTVSKILENMEIGHNVMHGQWDWMRDPKIHSTTWEWDNASPADLWKHSHNELHHTYTNVLGRDNDLGYGIMRVDEDQKWAPFYLGQPAWNFINACFFEYGIAAYDLEIGKYFAGRKDKERFKTDGRKVLNKIRQQMTKDYVIHPVLALPLGSARRTLLANYIANLGRNLWTHSVIMCGHFPEGVETFTKTSIDGETRGDWYLRQMIGSANIDGSNAMHIATGNLSYQIEHHLFPDLPSNRYQEISPKIRDICERYGLQYVTGPLHKQVASAWGKVIRLSLPNHIAAKFAPVPRRSVVEPTALPSRLRDAEETSAAA
- a CDS encoding ferredoxin reductase, with the translated sequence MPITTPDAAPSPWRSRAFRLVKAVTTPLLPEDYVDLFDPLRTSTVLRGRVEDLRSETQDALTVTIRPGKRWRGHTPGQYMRIGVDIDGVRMWRAYSITSGPRTDGCISMTVKAISGGAVSTYLVEHLRVGQIVQMEQAEGTFVLPATLPAKILLLTGGSGITPVMGILRHAVDEMDDVVLLHSAPRPEDVIFASELRDLAASGRISLQERHTDVHGMLDTDELERLVPDWRERETWACGPAGMLEMVESHWESAELAGKLHTERFRPALVEPGEGGTVHFTGLDRELECDGARPILDQGEDVGILMPSGCRMGICYGCVLPLREGAVRDLRTGELTTASPGDGVLVQTCISAAAGRCDIDL
- a CDS encoding PucR family transcriptional regulator, whose product is MAQFNPPRLPDEAVAGLADQLPEVAERCVAAITAEVPGYAGALSGEPGELIEEAVQQALAGFLRLAGGPQGSDPSTPMRPALDGAYALGQGEARSGRSMDALLAAYRVGARVSWRELSTAAVDVGIDAATIARFAELVFAYIDALSAASVAGHSDELATEGRVRERRRERLAGELLAGREEEVLVTLAERAEWPPPLSLTAVLLPADAAASVMSTLGANCLRAADDWSDADLAVLLVPDLHGLARRRLLKTLRHTSAVVGPTRPWTHVTSSWQRAVKAHELGLATGQTPLDTEDHLADLVLQSDRDALQDLRIRALAPLTDLPPATADRLGETLRSWLLHQGRRDAVAADLHVHAQTVRYRMTQIRELFGDRLDDPSKVLDILIALQPKTVDNP
- a CDS encoding Dps family protein, producing MVEKSTFTLPGLTKKKSDEIIKILQVRLSSYNDLHLTLKHAHWNVVGAHFIGVHEMIDPQVELVRGYADEVAERIAAMGASPGGRVSDIERDRTWDDYAIERDTVGAHLGALDKVYDGVITSNRKAIEELDDLDLVTQDLIIGQTGELEKFQWFVRAHLESFAGELKDAGTTTEKDAAAKTRNV
- a CDS encoding phytoene desaturase family protein; translation: MNAYDAVVVGGGHHGLVAAIELADHGRQVLLCESRPEVGGAVADRTIGDFVVDEFSAFHPLAAASPVIQGLGLDKHGLQWARSERVVAHLGRPDDTSGALLHADPAHTAARLDADAPGDGAAWLELVDSFASLKDPLLDALLLSWPPVRHAPKLAKAVGATNLLDFVRFALLPVEQLSVERFRGRAARDLLSGNAMHADIPPEAPGSGVYGWIMTMLAQDVGFPTPVGGAGALARSLRSRAEAAGVEIRTGTPVVRIRAEHARASGVDLASGEFIKAPVVIADTSAPMLYGTLLEDVPAGLRARMERFTWDLPTIKINLGLSGAMPWTAEAGRSTSVVHVGGSHRDLVRWSADLGSGRIPEHPFALVGQMTSTDPLRSPAGTESMWVYSHLPRGVTDDDGTEHLIRNCERMLEEFAPGWRDLVVERWDQTPRSLQDSNANLGEGAVGGGTMQLFQQAFWRPATGLGGPRTFLPGLYLGSAAIHPGGGVHGGAGHMAARAALADSGLAGKVRDALERRVRRSIDTSLPRF
- a CDS encoding IS110 family transposase, with the protein product MSRPDYAVYIGLDVGKQTHHACALNVDGTRLHDKPLPQDESSLRGLLTKLGTHGRLLVVVDQPATIGALPVAVARAMGVDVAYLPGLAMRRIADLHPGNAKTDARDAYVIAEAARSMPHALRRVDVGDDTLADLEVIVGFDDDLAGQVTAQANRIRGLLTQVNPALERVLGPRIQHPAVLELLTRFGGPTGLRAAGRRRLLAVAKPRAPRSYQRLVDDIQTALTEQTVTVPGTRAAELVLPKLATGLARLLHDRADLGTQLEDMLDAHPLAAVLTSMPGIGVRTGARILLEVGDGSSFPTSGHLAAYAGLAPVTRRSGTSIRGEHPARGGNKHLKRAMFLAAFAALHDPTSRAYYDRKRGQGKKHNAALICLARRRCDVMYAMLRDGTLYQQKTPAA